In the genome of Sciurus carolinensis chromosome 3, mSciCar1.2, whole genome shotgun sequence, one region contains:
- the Ggt6 gene encoding glutathione hydrolase 6 isoform X2, protein MEATAEPVLYHKLQIWEPNMESEEEEEEEETSEPLVLSLRRPLDAPGNKVGGLPGAWARLVAALLLLAVSCSLAVRQLQRRGSLTGRLGSMAPPANVHSHPTGVYHHGAIISPAGAMFWGLFHNNSSANATALTSGPAQTLAPGLGLPTALPALHLLHAHFGHLPWSHLLMGPTMLAQEGFLVDASLARALATQGTKGLCPLFCHADGTPLGLGDRATNPKLAAVLRKAALAPTPALAGDELLNLLSRDLGLEEPLARPTPTLVPALQFSMTQGILFTTPGPSAGPELLALLKTALHSREPSPDLCPPLLKNTVTPVSSILATVDSSGTMLLLTSSLNSTFGSGHMSPSTGVLLSDLVDRSATSAWACPLILRVSSDDTEADVMGLVASGTPRMARAMTHALLSHLARPQTHTHQQHQPQPQQGPTDSSSTCGQGTLLQVAAHAEHSHVSSVPSGCCPFQGF, encoded by the exons ATGGAAGCCACGGCAGAGCCCGTTCTCTACCATAAGCTGCAAATCTGGGAACCAAACATggagtcagaggaggaggaggaagaggaggagacatCAGAGCCCCTGGTTCTCTCCCTCAGGAGGCCCCTGGATGCCCCTGG GAACAAGGTTGGTGGGCTTCCTGGAGCCTGGGCCCGACTGGTGGCAGCCCTGCTGCTGCTGGCTGTTAGCTGTTCCCTGGCTGTGAGGCAGCTCCAACGTAGGGGCAGCTTGACAGGAAGGCTGGGCTCCATGGCCCCTCCAGCCAACGTACACTCCCATCCTactggtgtgtaccaccatggTGCCATCATCAGCCCTGCAG GTGCCATGTTCTGGGGCCTCTTCCACAATAACTCCTCAGCAAACGCAACAGCTCTGACATCAGGCCCAGCCCAGACCCTGGCCCCTGGCCTGGGGTTGCCCACTGCTCTGCCTGCCCTGCATTTGCTTCATGCACACTTTGGCCACCTGCCCTGGTCACACCTGCTGATGGGTCCCACCATGCTGGCTCAAGAAGGCTTCCTGGTGGACGCATCCCTGGCAAGGGCTCTGGCAACCCAGGGCACGAAGGGCCTCTGTCCACTGTTCTGCCATGCTGACGGGACCCCCCTGGGCCTCGGGGACCGAGCTACCAACCCAAAGCTGGCAGCGGTGCTTCGTAAGGCAGCACTCGCCCCAACTCCAGCCCTTGCCGGAGATGAACTACTGAATTTGCTGTCCAGAGATCTAGGACTGGAGGAACCCTTGGCTAGACCCACCCCCACCTTGGTGCCAGCACTGCAGTTTTCTATGACCCAAGGCATCCTATTCACTACCCCAGGTCCCTCAGCTGGCCCGGAACTGCTGGCACTACTGAAGACAGCTCTGCACTCCAGAGAACCCAGCCCTGACCTCTGCCCACCCCTCCTAAAAAACACTGTGACCCCTGTGAGTAGCATCCTGGCCACCGTGGACAGCAGCGGCACTATGCTTCTTCTCACCTCCTCACTCAACAGCACCTTTGGGTCTGGACACATGTCTCCAAGCACTGGGGTTCTGCTTAGTGATCTGGTGGACAGGTCTGCAACTAGTGCCTGGGCCTGCCCCCTCATTCTCCGTGTCAGCTCGGATGACACAGAGGCTGATGTGATGGGGCTGGTGGCTTCAGGAACTCCCAGGATGGCCAGAGCAATGACACATGCCTTGCTCAGTCATCTTGCAAGGCCCCAAACCCATACCCACCAGCAGcatcagccccagccccaacaagGACCAACAGATAGCTCCAGCACTTGCGGCCAAGGGACCCtactccaggtggctgcccatGCAGAACACTCCCATGTCTCCAGTGTCCCCAGTGGCTGCTGCCCCTTCCAGGGGTTCTAA
- the Ggt6 gene encoding glutathione hydrolase 6 isoform X1: MEATAEPVLYHKLQIWEPNMESEEEEEEEETSEPLVLSLRRPLDAPGNKVGGLPGAWARLVAALLLLAVSCSLAVRQLQRRGSLTGRLGSMAPPANVHSHPTGVYHHGAIISPAAICSHLGQELLAAGGNVVDAGVGASLCLAVVHPHATGLGAMFWGLFHNNSSANATALTSGPAQTLAPGLGLPTALPALHLLHAHFGHLPWSHLLMGPTMLAQEGFLVDASLARALATQGTKGLCPLFCHADGTPLGLGDRATNPKLAAVLRKAALAPTPALAGDELLNLLSRDLGLEEPLARPTPTLVPALQFSMTQGILFTTPGPSAGPELLALLKTALHSREPSPDLCPPLLKNTVTPVSSILATVDSSGTMLLLTSSLNSTFGSGHMSPSTGVLLSDLVDRSATSAWACPLILRVSSDDTEADVMGLVASGTPRMARAMTHALLSHLARPQTHTHQQHQPQPQQGPTDSSSTCGQGTLLQVAAHAEHSHVSSVPSGCCPFQGF; the protein is encoded by the exons ATGGAAGCCACGGCAGAGCCCGTTCTCTACCATAAGCTGCAAATCTGGGAACCAAACATggagtcagaggaggaggaggaagaggaggagacatCAGAGCCCCTGGTTCTCTCCCTCAGGAGGCCCCTGGATGCCCCTGG GAACAAGGTTGGTGGGCTTCCTGGAGCCTGGGCCCGACTGGTGGCAGCCCTGCTGCTGCTGGCTGTTAGCTGTTCCCTGGCTGTGAGGCAGCTCCAACGTAGGGGCAGCTTGACAGGAAGGCTGGGCTCCATGGCCCCTCCAGCCAACGTACACTCCCATCCTactggtgtgtaccaccatggTGCCATCATCAGCCCTGCAG CCATATGCTCCCACCTGGGCCAAGAGCTACTTGCTGCTGGGGGCAATGTCGTGGATGCTGGAGTCGGagcctctctgtgcctggcaGTGGTGCATCCTCATGCCACAGGGCTAG GTGCCATGTTCTGGGGCCTCTTCCACAATAACTCCTCAGCAAACGCAACAGCTCTGACATCAGGCCCAGCCCAGACCCTGGCCCCTGGCCTGGGGTTGCCCACTGCTCTGCCTGCCCTGCATTTGCTTCATGCACACTTTGGCCACCTGCCCTGGTCACACCTGCTGATGGGTCCCACCATGCTGGCTCAAGAAGGCTTCCTGGTGGACGCATCCCTGGCAAGGGCTCTGGCAACCCAGGGCACGAAGGGCCTCTGTCCACTGTTCTGCCATGCTGACGGGACCCCCCTGGGCCTCGGGGACCGAGCTACCAACCCAAAGCTGGCAGCGGTGCTTCGTAAGGCAGCACTCGCCCCAACTCCAGCCCTTGCCGGAGATGAACTACTGAATTTGCTGTCCAGAGATCTAGGACTGGAGGAACCCTTGGCTAGACCCACCCCCACCTTGGTGCCAGCACTGCAGTTTTCTATGACCCAAGGCATCCTATTCACTACCCCAGGTCCCTCAGCTGGCCCGGAACTGCTGGCACTACTGAAGACAGCTCTGCACTCCAGAGAACCCAGCCCTGACCTCTGCCCACCCCTCCTAAAAAACACTGTGACCCCTGTGAGTAGCATCCTGGCCACCGTGGACAGCAGCGGCACTATGCTTCTTCTCACCTCCTCACTCAACAGCACCTTTGGGTCTGGACACATGTCTCCAAGCACTGGGGTTCTGCTTAGTGATCTGGTGGACAGGTCTGCAACTAGTGCCTGGGCCTGCCCCCTCATTCTCCGTGTCAGCTCGGATGACACAGAGGCTGATGTGATGGGGCTGGTGGCTTCAGGAACTCCCAGGATGGCCAGAGCAATGACACATGCCTTGCTCAGTCATCTTGCAAGGCCCCAAACCCATACCCACCAGCAGcatcagccccagccccaacaagGACCAACAGATAGCTCCAGCACTTGCGGCCAAGGGACCCtactccaggtggctgcccatGCAGAACACTCCCATGTCTCCAGTGTCCCCAGTGGCTGCTGCCCCTTCCAGGGGTTCTAA